CGATGGTAGCGATACCGATGGTCGTCCGTTTGTGTATGCATATTGGTCTGCTACCGCAGTTGCTGGGGCGCCGTCGCAACGCGAAGCGGTAAGCTTCTCTAATAAATTGGCAAACGGTCAAATTAAAGCGCATAACATGGTTGATCAGATCAATGACCACATCCGTCTGATCGCTGATTAAGAGCGGGTAGGAAACCAGTGGAGCGGCACATCGCGCTTCACCCACTCGTAGTGTGTGGCGGCCTTAGTGCCGCCACAACTGTTTGAGCCACAGCCGCCACTGCTACAAGTACCCGCTGCTTGTTCGCGAATTTTGCCTTTACGTTGCCAATAGTGCAGTGCAAAACGCGCCGTATCCGCCGCAATGTCGAAATGGGTAGCAACTTCCGTCAAGTTGGCGCTACCGCGCTGTTGCAGGTAATCGCGAATTTCCCCTAATAGCATCTGATTTGTTCCCCACTCGATAAAAAGCATACACCGCCGCCGCAAACGTACCAAGCATCGCTGTTACCCACAACAATGATTGTGTGGGGTGTTGGCTGAAGGTCGCACTCTGGTAAAACACCGTTGCCGCCCCGTAGCCCAAGCCGGTGCTCCAAGTGACACCCAGCAATGCCCAACGCGCCCCAACTTCGCGGTACATCGCGCCAGTCGCTGCCACGCACGGAAAATACATGAGGATGAACAGCAAATAAGCAAACGCCCCGATTTTGCCATCAAAATGCTGATTCATCGCAATAAACGTGGCACTGCTGACTTCAGGTTCGGCATCAATCGCCCCAAAACCCAAGGGGTCGCCCACATTCGCCAGCGCCTCGGCGAGGTTGGTGGGAATGGTTGCCAAGGCATCTTGCAAACCCGCGCTGACACTGAAAACGGGCGCGGTTTCGGGCGCAAGTTCCGCGCCAGTATTCATCTGGCTGTACAACGCATCCAATGTGCCAACAACCACTTCTTTTGCCAGCAAGCCGCTGACAATGCCAACGGTGGCAGGCCAATTGTCTTGCTGAATCCCCATTGGCGCAAATACCGGCGTTATGGTTTTAGCGGCGGCACTCAACACCGACTTTTCGGTATTTTGGTTGCCGAAACTGCCGTCAGTACCCAAGCTGTTGACCACGTTAATCACCATGACCACCATGACAATCAGTTTGCCCGCGCCAACAATAAAGCCGCGCAACTTGTTCCAGGTATTGATCAAAATATTGCGTAAACCCGGTACTTGGTAGGTTGGCATTTCCATCACGAAATGATCAGCGCCGCCTTGTAGCAAGGTTTTACGCATAATCAAGCCGGTGAGAATCGCAAAGCCAATCCCGATTAAGTACAGCAGAAACACAATATTTTGCCCACCACTCTGGAAAAAAGCTGCCGCAAATAAGGCATAAACGGCTAAGCGTGCGCCGCATGACATGAACGGTGCCATTAACACGGTGAGGATACGCTCGCGTGGGCTATCCAAAGTACGAGTCGCCATGATAGCGGGGACATTGCAACCAAAGCCCACAATCAGTGGCACGAATGCTTTGCCGGATACGCCCAGCTTGCGCATAAACTGATCCATTACGAAGGCGGCGCGTGCCATGTAACCGGATTCTTCCAGCAAGGTCAAAAATAGATACAGTGCCGCAATAATTGGGATAAAGGTTGCCACCACTTGCAAGCCACCACCCAAGCCATCTGCCAGTAGGGTAATCAACCATTCGGGCGTGCTAATGCTGCTCAACAGATGCCGTACCCCATCGACTGCCAAGGTTTGCGCACTGAGGTCAAAGAAATCAATGAACGCGCCGCCAAGGTTGATACTGAACAGAAATAGCAAGTACATCATGACCAAGAAAATGGGAATGCCTGTCCAATGACCCAGCACCCAGCGGTCGACTTTATCGGAAAGGGTGCGGCTGATTTTACCGCGTTCTTGCGTCACGTCTTGCGCAATGCGGGTTGCCAGATCAAAGCGGGCATCTGCCAGCAAAAAATCGAGTTCCTCGTGCGTTTCCGCTTCTATTTGTTGATGCAGGGGCGCAATTTCTGGCGCGGTCTGCTGGGTTTGCAAGGCTAACAGCGCGTCAACCCGTGACATGCCTTGCTTTTGCAAGTGTTGCAGCGCGTTTTCAATACTTGCATGGTAGGCAATGTCAAAATGCAGGGTGGAATAAC
The sequence above is drawn from the Thiothrix subterranea genome and encodes:
- a CDS encoding FeoC-like transcriptional regulator; amino-acid sequence: MLLGEIRDYLQQRGSANLTEVATHFDIAADTARFALHYWQRKGKIREQAAGTCSSGGCGSNSCGGTKAATHYEWVKRDVPLHWFPTRS
- the feoB gene encoding Fe(2+) transporter permease subunit FeoB, producing MAQECCNANEKRCPRNALHREVALLGNPNAGKTTLFNLLTGARQRTGNWPGVTVERKEGQCRLLNEDLNVVDLPGTYSLDYSDTSADELVARQFVQQYPDYLYINIVDASTLERGLYLTLQLRELNVPMIVLLNMMDVAERRGRKIDVQALHERLGCPVIPVSLRQDKDLHPVHHAICHYIPSYSTLHFDIAYHASIENALQHLQKQGMSRVDALLALQTQQTAPEIAPLHQQIEAETHEELDFLLADARFDLATRIAQDVTQERGKISRTLSDKVDRWVLGHWTGIPIFLVMMYLLFLFSINLGGAFIDFFDLSAQTLAVDGVRHLLSSISTPEWLITLLADGLGGGLQVVATFIPIIAALYLFLTLLEESGYMARAAFVMDQFMRKLGVSGKAFVPLIVGFGCNVPAIMATRTLDSPRERILTVLMAPFMSCGARLAVYALFAAAFFQSGGQNIVFLLYLIGIGFAILTGLIMRKTLLQGGADHFVMEMPTYQVPGLRNILINTWNKLRGFIVGAGKLIVMVVMVINVVNSLGTDGSFGNQNTEKSVLSAAAKTITPVFAPMGIQQDNWPATVGIVSGLLAKEVVVGTLDALYSQMNTGAELAPETAPVFSVSAGLQDALATIPTNLAEALANVGDPLGFGAIDAEPEVSSATFIAMNQHFDGKIGAFAYLLFILMYFPCVAATGAMYREVGARWALLGVTWSTGLGYGAATVFYQSATFSQHPTQSLLWVTAMLGTFAAAVYAFYRVGNKSDAIRGNSRLPATAR